The Acidobacteriota bacterium genome includes a region encoding these proteins:
- a CDS encoding zinc-binding dehydrogenase codes for MIPAVAAIPLPPEIDFDTGASFLVTYLTAHHLLHTMGRVKSGGVVLLYAAAGGVGTATIQLAKIAGIEIIGLTSSDEKVQRLRDLGLEHVFTYDRPDLVEEVRKVTGGRGVDAILDSVAGTQFHRNFDMLAPLGQLVWFGYSGGMPPEDLLEHLGAHFIKGIGLHTFHLTYSVAEPYPELAAHSVGVLLEHLVAERIEPIIHDRFPLTEAHRAHELLENRATVGKLILNP; via the coding sequence GTGATTCCGGCCGTCGCGGCGATTCCGCTTCCACCCGAGATCGACTTCGACACGGGCGCATCATTTCTCGTCACCTATCTCACCGCGCACCATCTCCTCCATACGATGGGCCGCGTAAAGAGCGGAGGCGTCGTCCTGCTCTACGCCGCCGCGGGAGGAGTCGGAACCGCGACGATCCAGCTCGCGAAGATCGCGGGGATCGAGATCATCGGCCTGACCAGCAGCGATGAAAAGGTACAGCGGCTTCGAGACCTGGGCCTCGAGCATGTGTTTACCTACGATCGTCCCGATCTCGTCGAAGAGGTCCGTAAGGTGACCGGCGGGAGGGGAGTCGATGCGATCCTCGACTCGGTGGCGGGGACGCAGTTCCATCGGAATTTCGACATGCTCGCTCCCCTCGGACAGCTGGTCTGGTTCGGCTACTCCGGCGGGATGCCTCCCGAAGACCTGCTCGAGCACCTCGGAGCGCATTTCATCAAAGGAATCGGCCTGCACACCTTCCACCTGACCTACAGCGTCGCGGAGCCGTACCCCGAGCTCGCTGCCCACTCCGTCGGCGTGCTCCTGGAACATCTGGTAGCGGAACGCATCGAGCCGATCATCCACGACCGGTTTCCGCTGACGGAAGCTCATCGAGCTCATGAGCTCCTGGAGAATCGAGCAACCGTCGGCAAGCTGATCCTCAACCCGTAA